A stretch of the Enoplosus armatus isolate fEnoArm2 chromosome 13, fEnoArm2.hap1, whole genome shotgun sequence genome encodes the following:
- the LOC139295532 gene encoding golgin subfamily A member 4-like, whose translation MDVLRKNLNKESEEVDTQKAELMEDREHLNILNEMVNKEKKDLELMRLDIQKQTKMFEQGKQDINEEKEKLEITNLELRKKKENLECVFDEINREKTSIKDLTLQVQTKRDELENVIHMFVLKQKAQQLKEDEIKRQAQELETTKNIVLAERKELEVLWKNLNKEEEEVDTQKAELMEDREHLNILNEMVNKEKKDSEVMRLDIQKQTEMFEQEKQDIKKEKDKLEITKLDLQKKTESLECMFDEINREKTSIKDLTLQVQTKRDQLKNVMSEIILKQKAQQLKEDEIERQTQELESIRNIVLAERKELEVSWKNLNKEKDEVDTLKAELMEDREHLNILNEMVNKEKKDLELMRLDIQKQTQMLEQEKQDIKKVKGKLEITKIELQKNKESLECMFDEINREKTTIKDLTLKVQIKRDQLEKVMSEISLKQNAQQLKEDEIKRQTQEMETRENIVLAERKELDVLWKNLNKKEEEVDTLKAELMEEKEHLNVLNEMVNKEKKDLEQMRLDIQKQTKMFEQGKQDINEEKEKLEITNLELQKKKENLECVFDEINREKTSIKDLTLQVQTKRDELENVIHMFVLKQKAQQLKEDEIKRQAQELETRENILLAERKELDVLWKNLNKKEEEVDTLKAELMEEKEHLNVLIETVNKEELNLEVMRLDIQKQTEMFEQEKQDINKQKEKLEITNLELQKKKENLECVFDEINREKTTIKDLTVQVQIKRDQLEKVMSEITLKEKAQQLKEDEIKRQTQELETSENIILAERKELDILRKDLNKKKEEVDTLKAELMEERWNFDRVNEMVNKEKINLEVMRSDIQKQTEMFKQEKGDINEEKDELDITKLDLQKKTESLECMFDEINKEKTTIKDLTLQVQTKRDQLENVMSDITLKEKAQQLKEDEIKRRTQELETSENIALAERKELEVSWKNLNKEKDEVDTLKAELMEDREHLNILNEMVNKEKQDLELMRLDIQKQTEMFEQEKQDIKKEKDKLEIMNLDFQKEKENLECVFDEINREKTSIKDLTLKVQIKRDQLEKVMSEITLKEKTQQLKEDEIKRQTQELETSKNIALTERKEMDVLRKNLNKESEEVDTLKAELMEDREHLNILNEMVNKEKKDLELMRLDIQKQTKMFEQGKQDINEEKEKLEITNLELQKKKENLECVFDEVNREKTSIKDLTLQVQTKRDELENVIHMFVLKQKAQQLKEDEIKRQAQELETRENIVLAERKELDVLWKNLNKKEEEVDTLKAELMEEKEHLNVLIETVNKEELNLEVMRLDIQKQTEMFEQEKQDINKQKEKLEITNLELQKKKEKLECVFDEINREKTTIKDLTVQVQIKRDQLEKVMSEITLKEKAQQLKEDEIKRQTQELETSENIVLAERKELDVLRKDLNKKKEEVDTLKAELMKERWNFDRVNEMVNKEKINLEVMRSDIQKQTEMFKQEKGDINEEKDELDITKLDLQKKTESLECMFDEINKEKTTIKDLTLQVQTKRDQLENVMSDITLKEKAQQLKEDEIKRRTQELETSENIALAERKELEVSWKNLNKEKDEVDTLKAELMEDREHLNILNEMVNKDKKDLELMRLDIQKQTKMFEQGKQDINEEKEKLEITNLELQKKKENLECVFDEVNREKTSIKDLTLQVQTKRDELENVIHMFVLKQKAQQLKEDEIERQTQEVETTKNVLLAERKELEVLRKNLNKEKEEVDTLKAELMEDREHLNILNEMVNKEKQDLELMRLDIQKQTEMFEQEKQDIKKEKDKLEIMNLDFQKEKENLECVFDEINREKTSIKDLTLKVQIKRDQLEKVMSEITLKEKTQQLKEDEIKRQTQELETSKNIALTERKEMDVLRKNLNKESEEVDTLKAELMEDREHLNILNEMVNKEKKDLELMRLDIQKQTKMFEQGKQDINEEKEKLEITNLELRKKKENLECVFDEMNREKTSIKDLTLQVQTKRDELENVIHMFVLKQKAQQLKEDEIKRQAQELETTKNIVLAERKELEVLWKNLNKKSEEVDTQKAELMEDREHLNILNEMVNKEKKDLELMRLDIQKQTKMFEQGKQDINEEKEKLEITNLELRKKKENLECVFDEMNREKTSIKDLTLQVQTKRDELENVIHMFVLKQKAQQLKEDEIKRQAQELETTKNIVLAERKELEVLWKNLNKKEEEVDTQKAELMEDREHLNILNEMVNKEKKDLEVMRLDIQKQTEMFEQEKQDIKKEKDKLEITKLDLQKKTESLECMFDEINREKTSIKDLTLQVQTKRDQLKNVMSEIILKQKAQQLKEDEIERQTQELESIRNIVLVERKELEVSWKNLNKEKDEVDTLKAELMEDREHLNILNEMVNKEKKDLELLRLDIQKQTQMLEQEKQDIKKVKGKLEITKIELQKNKESLECMFDEINREKTTIKDLTLKVQIKRDQLEKVMSEISLKQNAQQLKEDEIKRQTQEMETRENIVLAERKELDVLWKNLNKKEEEVDTLKAELMEEKEHLSVLIETVNKEELNLEVMRLDIQKQTEMFEQEKQDINKQKEKLEITNLKLQKNKENLECVFDEINREKTTIKDLTVQVQIKRDQLEKVMSEITLREKAQQLKEDEIKRQTQELETSENIVLAERKELDVLRKDLNKKKEEVDTLKAELMEERWNFDRVNEMVNKEKINLEVMRSDIQKQTEMFKQEKGDINEEKDELDITKFRQNGTNLKM comes from the exons atggatgtCTTGCGGAAGAATCTCAACAAGGAGAGTGAAGAAGTTGATACAcagaaggcagagctgatggaagacagagagcatctgaatatactgaatgagatggtgaacaaagagaaaaaggacttgGAGCTGATGAGGTtggacatccagaaacaaacaaaaatgttcgaacaaggaaaacaagacataaacgaggaaaaagagaagcttGAAATTACGAATTTGGAGCTacgaaagaaaaaagaaaaccttgaatgtgtgtttgatgagataaacagagagaaaaccagcattAAAGATCTAACTCTTCAAGTCCAGACAAAAAGGGATGAACTTGAGAATGTCATCCAcatgtttgtattaaaacaaaaagctcaacaacttaaggaagatgaaatcaaaagacaagCACAAGAACTGGAAACCACTAAGAATATTGTactggcagaaagaaaagaactggaagTCTTGTGGAAGAATCtcaacaaggaggaggaagaagttgaTACAcagaaggcagagctgatggaagacagagagcatctgaatatactgaatgagatggtgaacaaagagaaaaaggactCGGAGGTGATGAGGTTGGAtattcagaaacaaacagaaatgttcgaacaagagaaacaagatataaaaaaggaaaaagacaagttGGAAATCACAAAGTTAGacctacaaaagaaaacagaaagccttgaatgtatgtttgatgagataaacagagagaaaaccagcattAAAGATCTAACCCTTCAGGTTCAGACAAAACGGGAccaacttaaaaatgtgatgagcGAGattatcttaaaacaaaaagctcaacaactcaaggaagacgaaattgaaagacaaacacaagaactGGAATCCATTAGGAATATTGTACtcgcagaaagaaaagaactggaagTCTCGTGGAAGAACCTTAACAAGGAGAAAGATGAAGTTgatacactgaaggcagagctgatggaagacagagagcatctgaatatactgaatgagatggtgaacaaagagaaaaaggacttgGAGCTTATGAGGTtggacatccagaaacaaacacaaatgttagaacaagagaaacaagatataaaaaaggtaaaaggcaAGTTGGAAATCACAAAGATAGAGctacaaaagaataaagaaagccttgaatgtatgtttgatgagataaacagagagaaaaccaccaTTAAAGATCTAACACTTAAGGTACAGATAAAAAGGGACCAACTTGAAAAAGTGATGAGCGAGATTAGCTTAAAACAAAACgctcaacaactcaaggaagaCGAAATCAAAAGACAGACCCAAGAAATGGAAACCAGAGAGAATATTGTACtcgcagaaagaaaagaactggacGTGTTGTGGAAGAATCTCaacaagaaggaggaagaagttgatacactgaaggcagagctgatggaagagaaagagcatcTGAATGTACtgaatgagatggtgaacaaagagaaaaaggacttgGAGCAGATGAGGTtggacatccagaaacaaacaaaaatgttcgaacaaggaaaacaagacataaacgaggaaaaagagaagcttGAAATTACGAATTTGGagctacaaaagaaaaaagaaaaccttgaatgtgtgtttgatgagataaacagagagaaaaccagcattAAAGATCTAACTCTTCAAGTCCAGACAAAAAGGGATGAACTTGAGAATGTCATCCAcatgtttgtattaaaacaaaaagctcaacaactcaaggaagatgaaatcaaaagacaagCACAAGAACTGGAAACCAGAGAGAATATTCTACtcgcagaaagaaaagaactggacGTGTTGTGGAAGAATCTCaacaagaaggaggaagaagttgatacactgaaggcagagctgatggaagagAAAGAACATCTGAATGTACTGATAGAGACAGTGAACAAAGAGGAACTGAACTTGGAGGTGATGAGGTTGGAcattcagaaacaaacagagatgttcgaacaagagaaacaagatataaacaagcaaaaagaaaagcttgaaaTTACAAATTTAGagctacaaaagaaaaaagaaaaccttgaatgtgtgtttgatgagataaacagagagaaaaccaccaTTAAAGATCTAACAGTTCAGGTCCAGATAAAAAGGGACCAACTTGAAAAAGTGATGAGCGAGATTACCTTGAAAGAAAAagctcaacaactcaaggaagaCGAAATCAAAAGACAGACCCAAGAACTGGAAACCAGTGAGAATATTATactggcagaaagaaaagaactggacATCTTGCGGAAAGATCTcaacaagaagaaagaggaagttgatacactgaaggcagagctgatggaagagAGATGGAATTTCGATAGAGTGAATGAGATggtaaacaaagagaaaattaaCCTGGAGGTGATGAGGTCggacatccagaaacaaacagaaatgttcaaacaaGAGAAAGGAGATATAAACGAGGAAAAAGACGAATTGGACATCACAAAGTTAGacctacaaaagaaaacagaaagccttgaatgtatgtttgatgagataaacaaagagaaaaccacCATTAAAGATCTAACCCTTCAGGTTCAGACAAAACGGGACCAACTTGAAAATGTGATGAGCGACATTaccttaaaagaaaaagctcaacaactcaaggaagatgaaatcaaaagacGAACCCAAGAACTGGAAACCAGTGAGAATATTGCACtcgcagaaagaaaagaactggaagTCTCGTGGAAGAACCTTAACAAGGAGAAAGATGAAGTTgatacactgaaggcagagctgatggaagacagagagcatctgaatatactgaatgagatggtcaacaaagagaaacaagactTGGAGCTTATGAGGTtggacatccagaaacaaacagagatgttcgaacaagagaaacaagatataaaaaaggaaaaagacaagttGGAAATCATGAATTTAgactttcaaaaggaaaaagaaaaccttgaatgtgtgtttgatgagataaacagagagaaaaccagcattAAAGATCTAACCCTTAAGGTCCAGATAAAAAGGGACCAACTTGAAAAAGTGATGAGCGAGATTACCTTGAAAGAAAAAactcaacaactcaaggaagatgaaatcaaaagacagaCCCAAGAACTGGAAACCAGTAAGAACATTGCactcacagaaagaaaagaaatggatgtCTTGCGGAAGAATCTCAACAAGGAGAGTGAAGAAGTTgatacactgaaggcagagctgatggaagacagagagcatctgaatatactgaatgagatggtgaacaaagagaaaaaggacttgGAGCTGATGAGGTtggacatccagaaacaaacaaaaatgttcgaacaaggaaaacaagacataaacgaggaaaaagagaagcttGAAATTACGAATTTGGagctacaaaagaaaaaagaaaaccttgaatgtgtgtttgatgaggtaaacagagagaaaaccagcattAAAGATCTAACTCTTCAAGTCCAGACAAAAAGGGATGAACTTGAGAATGTCATCCAcatgtttgtattaaaacaaaaagctcaacaactcaaggaagatgaaatcaaaagacaagCACAAGAACTGGAAACCAGAGAGAATATTGTACtcgcagaaagaaaagaactggacGTGTTGTGGAAGAATCTCaacaagaaggaggaagaagttgatacactgaaggcagagctgatggaagagAAAGAACATCTGAATGTACTGATAGAGACAGTGAACAAAGAGGAACTGAACTTGGAGGTGATGAGGTTGGAcattcagaaacaaacagagatgttcgaacaagagaaacaagatataaacaagcaaaaagaaaagcttgaaaTTACAAATTTAGagctacaaaagaaaaaagaaaaacttgaatgtgtgtttgatgagataaacagagagaaaaccaccaTTAAAGATCTAACAGTTCAGGTCCAGATAAAAAGGGACCAACTTGAAAAAGTGATGAGCGAGATTACCTTGAAAGAAAAagctcaacaactcaaggaagaCGAAATCAAAAGACAGACCCAAGAACTGGAAACCAGTGAGAATATTGTactggcagaaagaaaagaactggacGTCTTGCGGAAAGATCTcaacaagaagaaagaggaagttgatacactgaaggcagagctgatgaaagagagatggaaTTTCGATAGAGTGAATGAGATggtaaacaaagagaaaattaaCCTGGAGGTGATGAGGTCggacatccagaaacaaacagaaatgttcaaacaaGAGAAAGGAGATATAAACGAGGAAAAAGACGAATTGGACATCACAAAGTTAGacctacaaaagaaaacagaaagccttgaatgtatgtttgatgagataaacaaagagaaaaccacCATTAAAGATCTAACCCTTCAGGTTCAGACAAAACGGGACCAACTTGAAAATGTGATGAGCGACATTaccttaaaagaaaaagctcaacaactcaaggaagatgaaatcaaaagacGAACCCAAGAACTGGAAACCAGTGAGAATATTGCACtcgcagaaagaaaagaactggaagTCTCGTGGAAGAACCTTAACAAGGAGAAAGATGAAGTTgatacactgaaggcagagctgatggaagacagagagcatctgaatatactgaatgagatggtgaacaaagacaaaaaggacTTGGAGCTGATGAGGTtggacatccagaaacaaacaaaaatgttcgaacaaggaaaacaagacataaacgaggaaaaagagaagcttGAAATTACGAATTTGGagctacaaaagaaaaaagaaaaccttgaatgtgtgtttgatgaggtaaacagagagaaaaccagcattAAAGATCTAACTCTTCAAGTCCAGACAAAAAGGGATGAACTTGAGAATGTCATCCAcatgtttgtattaaaacaaaaagctcaacaactcaaggaagaCGAAATCGAAAGGCAAACACAAGAAGTGGAAAccactaaaaatgttttactggcagaaagaaaagaactggaagTCTTGCGGAAGAATCTCaacaaggagaaagaagaagttgatacactgaaggcagagctgatggaagacagagagcatctgaatatactgaatgagatggtcaacaaagagaaacaagactTGGAGCTTATGAGGTtggacatccagaaacaaacagagatgttcgaacaagagaaacaagatataaaaaaggaaaaagacaagttGGAAATCATGAATTTAgactttcaaaaggaaaaagaaaaccttgaatgtgtgtttgatgagataaacagagagaaaaccagcattAAAGATCTAACCCTTAAGGTCCAGATAAAAAGGGACCAACTTGAAAAAGTGATGAGCGAGATTACCTTGAAAGAAAAAactcaacaactcaaggaagatgaaatcaaaagacagaCCCAAGAACTGGAAACCAGTAAGAACATTGCactcacagaaagaaaagaaatggatgtCTTGCGGAAGAATCTCAACAAGGAGAGTGAAGAAGTTgatacactgaaggcagagctgatggaagacagagagcatctgaatatactgaatgagatggtgaacaaagagaaaaaggacttgGAGCTGATGAGGTtggacatccagaaacaaacaaaaatgttcgaacaaggaaaacaagacataaacgaggaaaaagagaagcttGAAATTACGAATTTGGAGCTacgaaagaaaaaagaaaaccttgaatgtgtgtttgatgagatgaacagagagaaaaccagcattAAAGATCTAACTCTTCAAGTCCAGACAAAAAGGGATGAACTTGAGAATGTCATCCAcatgtttgtattaaaacaaaaagctcaacaactcaaggaagatgaaatcaaaagacaagCACAAGAACTGGAAACCACTAAGAATATTGTactggcagaaagaaaagaactggaagTCTTGTGGAAGAATCTCAACAAGAAGAGTGAAGAAGTTGATACAcagaaggcagagctgatggaagacagagagcatctgaatatactgaatgagatggtgaacaaagagaaaaaggacttgGAGCTGATGAGGTtggacatccagaaacaaacaaaaatgttcgaacaaggaaaacaagacataaacgaggaaaaagagaagcttGAAATTACGAATTTGGAGCTacgaaagaaaaaagaaaaccttgaatgtgtgtttgatgagatgaacagagagaaaaccagcattAAAGATCTAACTCTTCAAGTCCAGACAAAAAGGGATGAACTTGAGAATGTCATCCAcatgtttgtattaaaacaaaaagctcaacaactcaaggaagatgaaatcaaaagacaagCACAAGAACTGGAAACCACTAAGAATATTGTactggcagaaagaaaagaactggaagTCTTGTGGAAGAATCTCaacaagaaggaggaagaagttgATACAcagaaggcagagctgatggaagacagagagcatctgaatatactgaatgagatggtgaacaaagagaaaaaggacttgGAGGTGATGAGGTTGGAcattcagaaacaaacagaaatgttcgaacaagagaaacaagatataaaaaaggaaaaagacaagttGGAAATCACAAAGTTAGacctacaaaagaaaacagaaagccttgaatgtatgtttgatgagataaacagagagaaaaccagcattAAAGATCTAACCCTTCAGGTTCAGACAAAACGGGAccaacttaaaaatgtgatgagcGAGattatcttaaaacaaaaagctcaacaactcaaggaagacgaaattgaaagacaaacacaagaactGGAATCCATTAGGAATATTGTACTCgtagaaagaaaagaactggaagTCTCGTGGAAGAACCTTAACAAGGAGAAAGATGAAGTTgatacactgaaggcagagctgatggaagacagagagcatctgaatatactgaatgagatggtgaacaaagagaaaaaggacttgGAGCTGCTGAGGTtggacatccagaaacaaacacaaatgttagaacaagagaaacaagatataaaaaaggtaaaaggcaAGTTGGAAATCACAAAGATAGAGctacaaaagaataaagaaagccttgaatgtatgtttgatgagataaacagagagaaaaccaccaTTAAAGATCTAACACTTAAGGTACAGATAAAAAGGGACCAACTTGAAAAAGTGATGAGCGAGATTAGCTTAAAACAAAACgctcaacaactcaaggaagaCGAAATCAAAAGACAGACCCAAGAAATGGAAACCAGAGAGAATATTGTACtcgcagaaagaaaagaactggacGTGTTGTGGAAGAATCTCaacaagaaggaggaagaagttgatacactgaaggcagagctgatggaagagaaagagcatcTGAGTGTACTGATAGAGACAGTGAACAAAGAGGAACTGAACTTGGAGGTGATGAGGTTGGAcattcagaaacaaacagagatgttcgaacaagagaaacaagatataaacaagcaaaaagaaaagcttgaaaTTACAAATTTAAAGctacaaaagaataaagaaaaccttgaatgtgtgtttgatgagataaacagagagaaaaccaccaTTAAAGATCTAACAGTTCAGGTCCAGATAAAAAGGGACCAACTTGAAAAAGTGATGAGCGAGATTACCTTGAGAGAAAAagctcaacaactcaaggaagaCGAAATCAAAAGACAGACCCAAGAACTGGAAACCAGTGAGAATATTGTactggcagaaagaaaagaactggacGTCTTGCGGAAAGATCTcaacaagaagaaagaggaagttgatacactgaaggcagagctgatggaagagAGATGGAATTTCGATAGAGTGAATGAGATggtaaacaaagagaaaattaaCCTGGAGGTGATGAGGTCggacatccagaaacaaacagaaatgttcaaacaaGAGAAAGGAGATATAAACGAGGAAAAAGACGAATTGGACATCACAAA GTTCAGACAAAACGGGACCAACTTGAAAATGTGA